One Peromyscus leucopus breed LL Stock chromosome 6, UCI_PerLeu_2.1, whole genome shotgun sequence genomic region harbors:
- the Rptn gene encoding repetin isoform X1 translates to MPQLLNSILNVSKAFQKYAEHHGACTSLNKMELKQLLLTEFGDILRRPNDPETVETILEHLDRDRNGYVDFHEYLLLVFQLAQACHHKLDSKLYGSRTSPRKEQDQKGTQSHKFSENTGRQHRQNSHNSQSEGQSQDVQHDQSQKQDKDSHCSHSERHDTDSHHGQTERQDRDSHHGQSERFHGDSHYGHSEREDTDYSSDQSETDDQYSSSGRRLSYKSNNDQAKSQGYVFALNQSKNPAQVSHYGQSKTFGQQSSHGQSGRLRQDSYSSQTSQQESGSYEQYGRQHQKSGNSQTDRQAQNSHNSQPDKQRHSFQHDQTDGQSHSFHYGQMDKQGQKGFQHGQIDGQGQSSHDQKKSKGQNFHYGQKGRQGQSSYQGQSDSEDQNSEWHRTDREDHSFHFDQTGRQGQSSYQGQSDNEDQSSSWHRTDRQGQSFHYDQTGRQSQSSHQGQKGGQGQTSHQGQKGGQGQTSYQGQKGEQGLTSHWGQKGGQGQTSYQGQKGGQGQTSHQGQTGSQGQTSYQGQKGGQGQTSYQGQKGGKGQTSYQGQKGGQGQTSYQGQIGSQGQTSHQGQKGGQGQTSYRGQKGGQGQTSYQGQTGSQGQTSYQGQKGGQGQTSYQGQKGGQGQTSHQGQTGSQGQTSYQGQKGGQGQTSYRGQKGGQGQTSYQGQKGGQGQTSHWGQPDSEDQNSEWHRTDREDHSFHFDQTGRQGQSSYQGQSDNEDQSSSWHRTDRQGQSFHYDQTGRQSQSSHQGQIDRQNQSPHCGQSEIGKTELQGQNRYFQGTDETVEQSGRSGKLSQQTSREEVNQTQRQRFQDRREQQTHHQTWKPEQDNQHKLLAQIQQEKPYSHNEYNWQSQSSEEGHWVEEEHHQSWDRHSLEDQENLYEMQNRQTHEDEKSHQTRARQTHVDEQKQQRQHRQTHEESQDHQHGRQTHEDEQSHQRQDKHQNHQQWDEQTHEENERFQGSQDQSRSFPNKEKFHMNEDEQCQGSQDRHFHPTHGGERSQRREQHRNHPTKTAYSPNPLYDYVREQAAYQY, encoded by the exons ATGCCTCAACTTCTTAACAGCATACTCAATGTGAGTAAGGCATTCCAGAAATATGCTGAACACCATGGGGCATGCACTTCACTGAACAAGATGGAGTTGAAGCAGCTGCTTCTCACTGAGTTTGGAGACATCCTTCGG aGACCAAATGACCCAGAGACTGTGGAAACCATTCTGGAACACTTGGACCGAGACAGAAATGGATATGTTGATTTTCATGAATACCTCTTGTTGGTGTTCCAATTGGCCCAAGCCTGCCATCATAAGCTAGATAGTAAGTTGTACGGAAGCAGAACCTCCCCCCGGAAAGAACAGGATCAGAAAGGAACACAGAGCCATAAGTTTTCAGAAAACACAGGCAGACAACATAGGCAGAATTCTCACAACAGTCAGTCTGagggacaaagtcaggatgtccaACATGATCAGTCTCAGAAACAAGATAAGGACTCTCACTGCAGTCACTCTGAGAGACATGATACAGACTCTCACCATggtcagacagagagacaagataGGGATTCCCACCATGGTCAGTCAGAGAGATTCCATGGGGACTCCCACTATGGTCATTctgagagagaagacacagattATAGCTCTGATCAGTCTGAGACAGATGATCAATACTCTAGCTCTGGTCGAAGATTGAGTTATAAATCTAACAATGACCAGGCCAAAAGTCAAGGATATGTCTTTGCCTTAAATCAGTCTAAGAACCCAGCTCAAGTTTCTCATTATGGCCAGTCTAAAACATTTGGACAACAAAGCAGCCATGGCCAGTCTGGAAGACTCCGACAAGATTCTTATTCTAGTCAAACCAGTCAACAAGAATCTGGTTCTTATGAACAATATGGAAGGCAGCATCAGAAATCAGGcaacagtcagacagacagacaggcccagAATTCTCACAATAGCCAGCCAGACAAACAAAGACATAGTTTCCAACATGATCAGACAGATGGACAAAGCCACAGTTTCCATTATGGACAGATGGATAAGCAAGGCCAGAAGGGTTTCCAACATGGTCAGATAGATGGACAAGGCCAGAGTTCTCATGACCAGAAAAAGAGCAAAGGCCAGAATTTTCATTATGGTCAGAAAGGTAGACAAGGCCAGAGTTCTTACCAGGGTCAATCAGACAGTGAAGACCAGAATTCAGAGTGGCATCGGACAGACAGAGAAGACCACAGTTTTCATTTTGATCAGACAGGCAGACAAGGCCAGAGTTCTTACCAGGGTCAATCAGACAAcgaagaccagagttcaagctGGCAtcggacagacagacaaggccAGAGTTTTCATTATGATCAGACAGGCAGACAAAGCCAGAGTTCTCACCAGGGTCAGAAAGGTGGACAAGGCCAGACTTCTCACCAGGGTCAGAAAGGTGGACAAGGACAGACTTCTTACCAGGGTCAGAAAGGTGAACAAGGACTGACTTCTCACTGGGGTCAGAAAGGTGGACAAGGACAGACTTCTTACCAGGGTCAGAAAGGTGGACAAGGACAGACTTCTCACCAGGGTCAGACAGGTAGTCAAGGACAGACTTCTTACCAGGGTCAGAAAGGTGGACAAGGACAGACTTCTTACCAGGGTCAAAAAGGTGGAAAAGGACAGACTTCTTACCAGGGTCAGAAAGGTGGACAAGGACAGACTTCTTACCAGGGTCAGATAGGTAGTCAAGGACAGACTTCTCACCAGGGTCAGAAAGGTGGACAAGGACAGACTTCTTACCGGGGTCAGAAAGGTGGACAAGGACAAACTTCTTACCAGGGTCAGACAGGTAGTCAAGGACAGACTTCTTACCAGGGTCAGAAAGGTGGACAAGGACAGACTTCTTACCAGGGTCAGAAAGGTGGACAAGGACAGACTTCTCACCAGGGTCAGACAGGTAGTCAAGGACAGACTTCTTACCAGGGTCAGAAAGGTGGACAAGGACAGACTTCTTACCGGGGTCAGAAAGGTGGACAAGGACAGACTTCTTACCAAGGTCAGAAAGGTGGACAAGGACAGACTTCTCACTGGGGTCAACCAGACAGTGAAGACCAGAATTCAGAGTGGCATCGGACAGACAGAGAAGACCACAGTTTTCATTTTGATCAGACAGGCAGACAAGGCCAGAGTTCTTACCAGGGTCAATCAGACAAcgaagaccagagttcaagctGGCAtcggacagacagacaaggccAGAGTTTTCATTATGATCAGACAGGCAGACAAAGCCAGAGTTCTCACCAGGGTCAAATAGACAGACAAAACCAGAGTCCTCACTGTGGTCAGTCAGAGATTGGGAAAACTGAACTTCAAGGGCAAAACAGGTACTTCCAAGGAACTGATGAAACTGTTGAGCAATCTGGAAGGTCAGGAAAACTAAGTCAACAGACTTCAAGAGAGGAAGTGAATCaaacccagaggcagagattccaGGATAGAAGGGAGCAGCAAACTCACCACCAGACATGGAAACCTGAACAAGATAATCAACACAAACTCTTAGCTCAGATACAGCAAGAAAAGCCATATTCCCATAATGAGTATAACTGGCAATCCCAGAGTAGTGAGGAGGGCCACTGGGTAGAGGAAGAGCATCATCAAAGCTGGGATAGGCATAGTCTTGAGGATCAGGAAAATCTATATGAGATGCAGAACAGGCAAACCCATGAAGATGAAAAAAGCCATCAGACAAGGGCTAGGCAAACCCATGTAGATGAGCAGAAACAGCAAAGACAACACAGGCAAACTCATGAAGAAAGTCAAGATCATCAACATGGTAGACAAACCCATGAAGATGAACAAAGCCATCAGAGACAAGACAAACATCAAAATCACCAACAGTGGGATGAACAAACTCATGAAGAAAATGAGAGGTTTCAAGGATCCCAAGACCAATCCAGGAGTTTtcccaacaaagaaaaattcCACATGAATGAAGATGAACAGTGCCAAGGATCCCAGGACAGACATTTCCATCCAACCCATGGTGGTGAGAGGTCCCAAAGAAGAGAACAACACAGAAACCACCCTACCAAAACAGCATATTCCCCCAACCCCCTCTATGATTATGTACGAGAGCAAGCAGCTTATCAATACTAG
- the Rptn gene encoding repetin isoform X2, producing MPQLLNSILNVSKAFQKYAEHHGACTSLNKMELKQLLLTEFGDILRRPNDPETVETILEHLDRDRNGYVDFHEYLLLVFQLAQACHHKLDSKLYGSRTSPRKEQDQKGTQSHKFSENTGRQHRQNSHNSQSEGQSQDVQHDQSQKQDKDSHCSHSERHDTDSHHGQTERQDRDSHHGQSERFHGDSHYGHSEREDTDYSSDQSETDDQYSSSGRRLSYKSNNDQAKSQGYVFALNQSKNPAQVSHYGQSKTFGQQSSHGQSGRLRQDSYSSQTSQQESGSYEQYGRQHQKSGNSQTDRQAQNSHNSQPDKQRHSFQHDQTDGQSHSFHYGQMDKQGQKGFQHGQIDGQGQSSHDQKKSKGQNFHYGQKGRQGQSSYQGQSDSEDQNSEWHRTDREDHSFHFDQTGRQGQSSYQGQSDNEDQSSSWHRTDRQGQSFHYDQTGRQSQSSHQGQKGGQGQTSHQGQKGGQGQTSYQGQKGGQGQTSYQGQKGGQGQTSHQGQTGSQGQTSYQGQKGGQGQTSYQGQKGGKGQTSYQGQKGGQGQTSYQGQIGSQGQTSHQGQKGGQGQTSYRGQKGGQGQTSYQGQTGSQGQTSYQGQKGGQGQTSYQGQKGGQGQTSHQGQTGSQGQTSYQGQKGGQGQTSYRGQKGGQGQTSYQGQKGGQGQTSHWGQPDSEDQNSEWHRTDREDHSFHFDQTGRQGQSSYQGQSDNEDQSSSWHRTDRQGQSFHYDQTGRQSQSSHQGQIDRQNQSPHCGQSEIGKTELQGQNRYFQGTDETVEQSGRSGKLSQQTSREEVNQTQRQRFQDRREQQTHHQTWKPEQDNQHKLLAQIQQEKPYSHNEYNWQSQSSEEGHWVEEEHHQSWDRHSLEDQENLYEMQNRQTHEDEKSHQTRARQTHVDEQKQQRQHRQTHEESQDHQHGRQTHEDEQSHQRQDKHQNHQQWDEQTHEENERFQGSQDQSRSFPNKEKFHMNEDEQCQGSQDRHFHPTHGGERSQRREQHRNHPTKTAYSPNPLYDYVREQAAYQY from the exons ATGCCTCAACTTCTTAACAGCATACTCAATGTGAGTAAGGCATTCCAGAAATATGCTGAACACCATGGGGCATGCACTTCACTGAACAAGATGGAGTTGAAGCAGCTGCTTCTCACTGAGTTTGGAGACATCCTTCGG aGACCAAATGACCCAGAGACTGTGGAAACCATTCTGGAACACTTGGACCGAGACAGAAATGGATATGTTGATTTTCATGAATACCTCTTGTTGGTGTTCCAATTGGCCCAAGCCTGCCATCATAAGCTAGATAGTAAGTTGTACGGAAGCAGAACCTCCCCCCGGAAAGAACAGGATCAGAAAGGAACACAGAGCCATAAGTTTTCAGAAAACACAGGCAGACAACATAGGCAGAATTCTCACAACAGTCAGTCTGagggacaaagtcaggatgtccaACATGATCAGTCTCAGAAACAAGATAAGGACTCTCACTGCAGTCACTCTGAGAGACATGATACAGACTCTCACCATggtcagacagagagacaagataGGGATTCCCACCATGGTCAGTCAGAGAGATTCCATGGGGACTCCCACTATGGTCATTctgagagagaagacacagattATAGCTCTGATCAGTCTGAGACAGATGATCAATACTCTAGCTCTGGTCGAAGATTGAGTTATAAATCTAACAATGACCAGGCCAAAAGTCAAGGATATGTCTTTGCCTTAAATCAGTCTAAGAACCCAGCTCAAGTTTCTCATTATGGCCAGTCTAAAACATTTGGACAACAAAGCAGCCATGGCCAGTCTGGAAGACTCCGACAAGATTCTTATTCTAGTCAAACCAGTCAACAAGAATCTGGTTCTTATGAACAATATGGAAGGCAGCATCAGAAATCAGGcaacagtcagacagacagacaggcccagAATTCTCACAATAGCCAGCCAGACAAACAAAGACATAGTTTCCAACATGATCAGACAGATGGACAAAGCCACAGTTTCCATTATGGACAGATGGATAAGCAAGGCCAGAAGGGTTTCCAACATGGTCAGATAGATGGACAAGGCCAGAGTTCTCATGACCAGAAAAAGAGCAAAGGCCAGAATTTTCATTATGGTCAGAAAGGTAGACAAGGCCAGAGTTCTTACCAGGGTCAATCAGACAGTGAAGACCAGAATTCAGAGTGGCATCGGACAGACAGAGAAGACCACAGTTTTCATTTTGATCAGACAGGCAGACAAGGCCAGAGTTCTTACCAGGGTCAATCAGACAAcgaagaccagagttcaagctGGCAtcggacagacagacaaggccAGAGTTTTCATTATGATCAGACAGGCAGACAAAGCCAGAGTTCTCACCAGGGTCAGAAAGGTGGACAAGGCCAGACTTCTCACCAGGGTCAGAAAGGTGGACAAGGACAGACTTCTTACCAGGGTCAGAAAG GTGGACAAGGACAGACTTCTTACCAGGGTCAGAAAGGTGGACAAGGACAGACTTCTCACCAGGGTCAGACAGGTAGTCAAGGACAGACTTCTTACCAGGGTCAGAAAGGTGGACAAGGACAGACTTCTTACCAGGGTCAAAAAGGTGGAAAAGGACAGACTTCTTACCAGGGTCAGAAAGGTGGACAAGGACAGACTTCTTACCAGGGTCAGATAGGTAGTCAAGGACAGACTTCTCACCAGGGTCAGAAAGGTGGACAAGGACAGACTTCTTACCGGGGTCAGAAAGGTGGACAAGGACAAACTTCTTACCAGGGTCAGACAGGTAGTCAAGGACAGACTTCTTACCAGGGTCAGAAAGGTGGACAAGGACAGACTTCTTACCAGGGTCAGAAAGGTGGACAAGGACAGACTTCTCACCAGGGTCAGACAGGTAGTCAAGGACAGACTTCTTACCAGGGTCAGAAAGGTGGACAAGGACAGACTTCTTACCGGGGTCAGAAAGGTGGACAAGGACAGACTTCTTACCAAGGTCAGAAAGGTGGACAAGGACAGACTTCTCACTGGGGTCAACCAGACAGTGAAGACCAGAATTCAGAGTGGCATCGGACAGACAGAGAAGACCACAGTTTTCATTTTGATCAGACAGGCAGACAAGGCCAGAGTTCTTACCAGGGTCAATCAGACAAcgaagaccagagttcaagctGGCAtcggacagacagacaaggccAGAGTTTTCATTATGATCAGACAGGCAGACAAAGCCAGAGTTCTCACCAGGGTCAAATAGACAGACAAAACCAGAGTCCTCACTGTGGTCAGTCAGAGATTGGGAAAACTGAACTTCAAGGGCAAAACAGGTACTTCCAAGGAACTGATGAAACTGTTGAGCAATCTGGAAGGTCAGGAAAACTAAGTCAACAGACTTCAAGAGAGGAAGTGAATCaaacccagaggcagagattccaGGATAGAAGGGAGCAGCAAACTCACCACCAGACATGGAAACCTGAACAAGATAATCAACACAAACTCTTAGCTCAGATACAGCAAGAAAAGCCATATTCCCATAATGAGTATAACTGGCAATCCCAGAGTAGTGAGGAGGGCCACTGGGTAGAGGAAGAGCATCATCAAAGCTGGGATAGGCATAGTCTTGAGGATCAGGAAAATCTATATGAGATGCAGAACAGGCAAACCCATGAAGATGAAAAAAGCCATCAGACAAGGGCTAGGCAAACCCATGTAGATGAGCAGAAACAGCAAAGACAACACAGGCAAACTCATGAAGAAAGTCAAGATCATCAACATGGTAGACAAACCCATGAAGATGAACAAAGCCATCAGAGACAAGACAAACATCAAAATCACCAACAGTGGGATGAACAAACTCATGAAGAAAATGAGAGGTTTCAAGGATCCCAAGACCAATCCAGGAGTTTtcccaacaaagaaaaattcCACATGAATGAAGATGAACAGTGCCAAGGATCCCAGGACAGACATTTCCATCCAACCCATGGTGGTGAGAGGTCCCAAAGAAGAGAACAACACAGAAACCACCCTACCAAAACAGCATATTCCCCCAACCCCCTCTATGATTATGTACGAGAGCAAGCAGCTTATCAATACTAG